From the genome of Pseudomonadota bacterium, one region includes:
- the ispG gene encoding flavodoxin-dependent (E)-4-hydroxy-3-methylbut-2-enyl-diphosphate synthase, translating to MQNQDTDRPARRKSRKIHVGSVEVGGDAPVTVQSMTNTLTSDAHATAEQISALAIAGADIVRVSCPDEASTKAFKSLVYESPVPLVADIHFHYRRGIEAAEAGAACLRINPGNIGSSDRVREVVQAAKDHGCSMRIGVNAGSLEKHLLEKYGGPTADAMVESAMGHAKILEDHDFLDFKISVKASNVPLAVGAYRKLAAVCDYPLHLGITEAGGLIGGTVKSSIGLGMLLWEGIGDTIRVSLATDPVEEVKVGWELLKALNLRQRGVNIIACPSCARQQFNVAETVAALEERLAHVEVPMTVSIIGCVVNGPGEAMLTDIGLTGGGKGNHLVYMAGSADHKVSSGDMVDHIVELVERKAEALSAGEHADAAE from the coding sequence ATGCAAAACCAAGATACCGATAGGCCGGCGCGGCGCAAAAGCCGCAAAATTCATGTCGGCAGCGTCGAGGTTGGCGGCGATGCGCCGGTTACGGTGCAGTCGATGACCAACACGCTGACCAGCGACGCGCATGCAACGGCCGAGCAGATCAGCGCACTGGCGATTGCCGGCGCTGATATCGTGCGCGTGTCATGTCCGGACGAAGCCTCGACCAAGGCATTCAAGTCGCTGGTCTACGAATCCCCCGTGCCGCTGGTTGCCGACATCCATTTCCACTATCGCCGCGGCATCGAGGCGGCGGAAGCAGGCGCCGCGTGCCTGCGCATCAATCCCGGCAACATCGGATCCAGCGACCGCGTTCGCGAGGTCGTTCAGGCGGCGAAGGATCATGGCTGCTCCATGCGCATCGGCGTCAATGCCGGCTCGCTGGAGAAGCACCTTCTGGAGAAGTATGGCGGGCCGACGGCCGACGCCATGGTCGAAAGCGCGATGGGTCACGCGAAGATCCTGGAAGACCACGACTTCCTGGACTTCAAGATTTCTGTCAAGGCGTCGAACGTGCCGCTGGCCGTGGGCGCCTATCGCAAGCTGGCAGCGGTTTGCGACTATCCGCTTCACCTTGGCATCACCGAGGCCGGCGGTCTGATCGGCGGCACGGTCAAGTCATCGATCGGCCTGGGCATGCTGCTGTGGGAGGGTATCGGCGACACGATCCGCGTCTCCCTGGCGACCGACCCGGTCGAAGAGGTGAAGGTCGGCTGGGAGCTTCTGAAGGCGCTTAACTTGCGCCAGCGCGGCGTCAACATCATCGCCTGCCCGTCCTGCGCGCGTCAGCAGTTCAATGTCGCCGAGACGGTCGCAGCGCTTGAAGAGCGGCTGGCCCATGTCGAGGTGCCGATGACCGTCTCGATCATTGGCTGCGTCGTCAACGGTCCGGGCGAAGCCATGCTGACGGATATCGGCCTGACCGGCGGCGGCAAGGGCAACCATCTCGTCTATATGGCGGGCAGCGCCGACCACAAGGTGTCCAGTGGCGATATGGTCGACCACATCGTCGAGCTCGTTGAACGCAAGGCCGAAGCGCTCAGCGCTGGCGAGCACGCCGACGCCGCCGAATAG